A genomic segment from Gavia stellata isolate bGavSte3 chromosome 4, bGavSte3.hap2, whole genome shotgun sequence encodes:
- the CDPF1 gene encoding cysteine-rich DPF motif domain-containing protein 1: MDAPKEVQPTGEFMCQLCGLTAPYTYYGQKPPNTRSIVLLEESYVMKDPFTPDKDKFLILGSHCSLCSRSVCVGTECSLFYSKRFCLPCVNENLKAFPLEIQEDLDKRKPQQKSFPCKKTDTRT, translated from the exons ATGGATGCTCCCAAAGAAGTTCAGCCTACAGGAGAGTTCATGTGCCAGCTATGTGGCTTAACAGCTCCATACACATACTATGGGCAGAAGCCACCAAACACACGCTCTATTGT ACTTTTGGAAGAAAGCTATGTCATGAAGGATCCTTTCACTCCTGACAAGGACAAATTCCTCATCCTTGGGTCTCACTGCAGTTTGTGTAGCAGATCAGTGTGCGTTGGTACA GAATGTAGTCTGTTCTACTCCAAGAGGTTCTGCCTCCCCTGTGTGAATGAAAACCTAAAGGCCTTTCCTTTGGAAATACAAGAAGATCTGGATAAAAGGAAGCCCCAACAAAAATCCTTCCCCTGTAAAAAAACGGATACAAGAACATAA